The DNA segment CGGCCAGCAATACCGCAAAGGGCTCGTCGTTGACGACGGGGCGTGCGCACAGCACGGCATGCCCAAGACCGAGCGGCTCGGACTGGCGGATAAAAATGCAATTGATGTGTTTCGGGATGACGTTGCGGATCGATTCAAGCAAGGCATGCTTGCCGGCCAACTCGAGCTCGGCTTCCAGTTCATACGCCTTGTCGAAATGGTCTTCGATGGCGCGCTTGTTGCGCCCGGTGATGAAAATCATTTCCGTGATGCCGGCGGCCACTGCTTCCTCCACCGCATACTGGATCAGGGGTTTGTCGACGATGGGCAGCATTTCTTTGGGTTGCGCCTTGGTCGCTGGCAAGAAACGGCTCCCCAGACCCGCCACAGGAAACACCGCTTTTCTGATTTTTCTCATGAAATCCCTTTCAACAATTCAATCAATCCTGTTTCATCCAGTATGGCGATTCCCAGCTCTGCAGCCTTGACCAGCTTGCTGCCGGCTTCCTCGCCGGCCACCACATAAGCAGTTTTTTTAGACACCGAGCCGGCCACCTTGCCGCCGGCGGCCTCAATCATGGCGGCGGCGGCATCGCGCGTCAGATTCGGCAAGGTACCTGTCAGCACAAATGTCTTGCCTTGCAGAGCGCTGCCAACCTTGTCCGCATCCGTCGCCGCCGCAGCGATGCCTTCATGTTCGGCCCAGTGCACGCCGCCGGCGCGCAATTGTTCGACCAGTTCCCGGTTCAGTGGATCGACAAAAAACTGCTGTATGGATGCGGCAACCACTGGCCCGACATCCGCCACCTCCAGCAATTGCTCCAGGGTGGCATCCATGACAGAGTCCATGCGGCCGAAATGGCGCGCCAGCTCCTTCGCTGTTGCTTCACCGACGTGCCGGATGCCCAATGCATAAATGAATCGTGCCAGTGTAGTGGATTTTGATTTTTCCAGGGCGTTCAGGACATTACGCGCCGACTTGTCCGCCATGCGCTCCAGTTCGGCCAGCGATGCAAAACCCAGCTTGTAGAGGTCGGCGGCGGTGGCGATGACGTGCCTGTCCACCAGTTGCTCCACCAGTTGTTCACCCAGGCCTTCGATATCCATGGCGCGGCGCGAGACGAAGTGTAGCAAGCCGCCCTTCTTTTGCGCGGCGCACTTGGTCCAGCCGCCGGAACAGCGCGCCACGGCCTCGTCTTCGGCGCGAATGATGGCCGATCCGCACACCGGGCAAACGGCCGGCATGAGGAATTCGCGGGCATCCGCCGGGCGCCTTTCCGGCACCACGGCAACCACTTCCGGAATGACGTCGCCGGCACGGCGCACGATCACGGTGTCGCCAATGCGCACATCCTTGCGCCGCACTTCATCTTCGTTGTGCAGGGTGGCATTGGTCACCGTGACGCCACCCACCGATACCGGCGCCAGGCGCGCAACCGGCGTGATGGCGCCGGTACGGCCGACCTGCACGCCGATATCCTGCACCAGAGTCAAGGCTTCCTGGGCAGGAAACTTGTGCGCGATGGCAAAACGCGGCGCACGCGAGACGAACCCGAGGCGCTGCTGGTCAGCCAGCCGGTTGACCTTGTACACCACGCCATCGATTTCGTACGGCAGGGCAGCCCGGCGCGCACCGATATCGCGGTAAAACGCCAGCAAGCCCTCGGCACCCGAAACGATCGAACGTTCCTTGCAAACCGGCATGCCGATGGCATCGAACCAGTCCAGCAAGGCTGCATGCGAGTCCGGCAAGGCCGCGCCTTCCAGCACGCCGATGCCATAGGCATAAAACCGCAGCGCGCGCTGCGACGTGATCCGTGAATCGAGCTGGCGCAGGCTGCCGGCAGCAGCATTGCGCGGATTGGCGAATTCCTTTTGCCCGGCATCGCGCTGGCGCGTGTTGAGCCGATCGAAGTCGGCCTTGAACATCAGCACCTCGCCGCGAACATCCAGCACTGTCGGCGGGTTTTCCATGCGCAGGCGCAGAGGGATCGCGCGAATGGTGCGGATATTTGCCGTGACGTTTTCGCCAGTGGCGCCATCACCGCGGGTGGCGGCTTCTACCAGGATGCCGTTTTCATAGCGCAAGTTGATCGCCAGGCCGTCGAACTTCAGCTCCGTGGCGTAGTCCACTTCGCCATCGGCGCGCAAACCCTCGCGCACGCGGCGGTCGAAGGCCACGACATCGTCATCGTCGAAGCCATTGCCAAGCGATAGCATCGGCACCGAGTGCCGCACCGCCTCGAATTGCGGCAGCGGCGCGCCGCCCACGCGCTGGGTAGGCGAATCGGGGCTGCGCAACTCGGGGTGCTGCTGCTCCAGCGCGCTCAGTTCGAGGAAGAGTCTGTCGTATTCCGCATCGGGAATGCTGGGATTGTCCAGCACGTAATAGGCATGGGCGTGCCGGTTGAGTTCTGCGCGCAGCCAGGCCGCGCGCGCGGGCACGTCAGCAAACAATTCGTCCTGCATGCTCAGTTAAAAAGGCGCAAGGCGCGGACCGATCCGGCAGGGATTTCGGCGACCTGCATGTCTTCGTAAAATGCATTGACCTGGCGGGCGATTTCCGCCAGCGAATCTTCGCTGAGCGGCTGGCTGCCATCGTCAACCACCGTGCCGCCGAGGCGCGCCGCCAATGCCTTGGCGCAGGCGATCATGGCGCCGAAGCCGTCGCGCTGCGGCGACACGCATGGCACGTCCAGCAGCAAGGTCAGGCGCGAAGTGGTATCGGCCGCCAGCGTGACATTGGTCGACAAGGAAAACAGCACGCCACCATCGCCATCCGGCATCACCAGGCGGCCGTCCGGACGCAGGTCGAAACCCTGCCGCTCCAGTGCCGCCAGCAAGGTGTTGATGGCCCAGGGCGCACCGTTGGACTGCACGTTGACGCTCAGCTTGGCATCGTATTCGGCAACGAACTGGTGCAGCGAGCGCGCAGCCGTCATGACCGCCGTCATATCCGGCACTTCCGGCTCGGCATTGATTTCATCGGCCACCTGGCGCAAGCGCGTGACGAGTTCGGAATATTCCAGTTCGTTCAGCGCGCTGCCGCGGTTGGCCAGTTGCACGCCCGCCAGCAGCGCGGTATACACGCCACGGTGCGCAATCGGCTCCCATTGGCCATCGTTGCGCTGGCCAATGAAATGCACCGGCTTGTTGCCGACATGACGCAGCCCCTGCAGGGGAAGAATGATTTTTTCGCCGTGCGCCGGGGTTTCCAGCACCAGTGGAATGGGGCAATCGACGAGGGAATCGACCGGCAGGTCGCGCACGGGCGCCGCTGCTGCCCGCAAGGCTTCCTCGGACGCTTCCGCTTCGGCTGCCGCACTCGCATCCGCAGAACTATCGGTGTCCACGCCACCAGTCCCCGGAACAGCTTCTCCGTCGAGGCTTGGCTCATGGCGCGATTGGCCGGCAACATGCCCGCCGGCACCGGACTGCATGAGCACATCATCTGGCGCACTGGAAAAAGCGCGCTCGACATTTTTCTTGGCCTTATATTCCTGCCATTTATTGTAGGAAATTACACCGACAACAATTGCACCGCCAATTGCAATCAGGCTCGTCTGTAAATCGGTCATACCGCTTTTGTCCTGGAAATGTAATCGATGTTAATTTGATGTTGATCGGACACATTATACGTAAGCTGCCGCCCTAATTCAGCAATGTCTGTGAACATGCCGGCAAATAGGGAGATTGACGGGGAATTTCGTCGCTTGACGCACGTTATCTGAAAGAACATTGGTTCGAAGCAAGACTAAAGAAATTGACAGCAATCAAAAAGCAAATTTTTTCAAATAATAAACTTGCAAATGTTGTGACTCGGAATGAATTCCATTTGTTACGGGATGCAGGTTTTTATCGATTGCCATTGCTGACAAGGTGCATCATGCTCAAACAGAAAGAACTCCGCTTCCAGGAACTGGCCATGCTTTCAGTCAACCCTTTACTGCGCAATATTCACCAATGGTGGCTGCAGCGTGCCGAGCACCATTACCTGATCTGCGCCGATGTCGAAGAAAAGCGCGCGCGCGAAGCCCAGCAAAACGTCGCCTATTATCAAAAACGCGCCGCCATGGCACGTTCGGCCCGGCTCTGATTCTGATTACCCGCCTGATCCGGCAAACCAGCCGGATCAGGCGGCCTGGGCCTCATGGGCAAAACTCGCCGCCGATTCCATGTCTACCGCCACGATGCGCGAGACGCCCTGCTCTTGCATCGTCACACCGATCAGTTGCTGCGCCATTTCCATCGCAATCTTGTTATGTGAAATAAACAGGAATTGCGTATTGTCCGACATGCGCTTGACCATGTTGCAGAAACGCTCGGTATTGGCATCGTCCAGCGGTGCATCCACTTCATCGAGCAGGCAGAACGGCGCTGGATTCAGCTGGAACATCGAAAACACCAGCGCCGTCGCCGTCAGGGCCTTTTCGCCGCCAGAGAGCAAGTGAATGGTGGCGTTTTTCTTGCCTGGCGGCTGCGCCATGACTTGCACGCCGGAGTCGAGGATTTCATCGCCGGTCATGATCAGCTTGGCATTGCCGCCGCCAAACAGGATCGGGAACAGTTCCGAGAAATGGCGGTTGACCTTGTCGAAGGTATCCTGCAGCAATGCACGGGTTTCCAGGTCAATCTTGCCGATGGCATCTTGCAGCGTATTGATGGCCTCGGTCAGGTCGGCATTCTGGGCATCAAGGAAATTCTTGCGCTCGGACGCCTGCGCCAGTTCATCCAGCGCCGCCAGGTTCACCGCCCCGAGTGCCGCAATCGCATTGGTCAGGCGCGTGACTTCACCCTGCAGGTAAGAAGGCTTCAGGTCCGGATTCAGCTTTTCCGCCAATGCGGCTTCATCGGCCTGCGCTTCGGCGAGTTGCTGGGCAAACTGTTCCTGGTTCAGGCGCGCCGCCTGTTCTTTCAGCTGCAGCTCGGTGATGCGGTCGCGCTGCGGCTGCAGGCTGCGCTCAGATTGCAGGCGCGCTTCCTCGTGATGACGCAGTTTTTGCGACAACTGGTCGAGCTCATGACGGGCGTCAGCCAACGCACGTTCCTGGTCGGTGCGTTTTTCCAGCAGCGATTGCAGGCCAGCCTGGGCGGCCTGGTCATCCAGGTTCTCCAGCTCCAGGTGGCCCTGCTGCATGCTCGCAAACAGCTGCGAGGCCTGCTCCAGGGCCGTGGCGATACTGCGCTTTAATTCCTCGATCTTGTTGCGCTGCGACTTTTCCGAAAACCCGGCTTCCTGCGCCGCCCGTTCGAGGTCGCGCAGGCGCACGCGGGCATCGTTCAACTGCTGTTCGCGCGCAAGATAGGCGGTCTGGCCATCTTCGTGGGA comes from the Janthinobacterium sp. 17J80-10 genome and includes:
- the ligA gene encoding NAD-dependent DNA ligase LigA — its product is MQDELFADVPARAAWLRAELNRHAHAYYVLDNPSIPDAEYDRLFLELSALEQQHPELRSPDSPTQRVGGAPLPQFEAVRHSVPMLSLGNGFDDDDVVAFDRRVREGLRADGEVDYATELKFDGLAINLRYENGILVEAATRGDGATGENVTANIRTIRAIPLRLRMENPPTVLDVRGEVLMFKADFDRLNTRQRDAGQKEFANPRNAAAGSLRQLDSRITSQRALRFYAYGIGVLEGAALPDSHAALLDWFDAIGMPVCKERSIVSGAEGLLAFYRDIGARRAALPYEIDGVVYKVNRLADQQRLGFVSRAPRFAIAHKFPAQEALTLVQDIGVQVGRTGAITPVARLAPVSVGGVTVTNATLHNEDEVRRKDVRIGDTVIVRRAGDVIPEVVAVVPERRPADAREFLMPAVCPVCGSAIIRAEDEAVARCSGGWTKCAAQKKGGLLHFVSRRAMDIEGLGEQLVEQLVDRHVIATAADLYKLGFASLAELERMADKSARNVLNALEKSKSTTLARFIYALGIRHVGEATAKELARHFGRMDSVMDATLEQLLEVADVGPVVAASIQQFFVDPLNRELVEQLRAGGVHWAEHEGIAAAATDADKVGSALQGKTFVLTGTLPNLTRDAAAAMIEAAGGKVAGSVSKKTAYVVAGEEAGSKLVKAAELGIAILDETGLIELLKGIS
- a CDS encoding cell division protein ZipA C-terminal FtsZ-binding domain-containing protein; its protein translation is MTDLQTSLIAIGGAIVVGVISYNKWQEYKAKKNVERAFSSAPDDVLMQSGAGGHVAGQSRHEPSLDGEAVPGTGGVDTDSSADASAAAEAEASEEALRAAAAPVRDLPVDSLVDCPIPLVLETPAHGEKIILPLQGLRHVGNKPVHFIGQRNDGQWEPIAHRGVYTALLAGVQLANRGSALNELEYSELVTRLRQVADEINAEPEVPDMTAVMTAARSLHQFVAEYDAKLSVNVQSNGAPWAINTLLAALERQGFDLRPDGRLVMPDGDGGVLFSLSTNVTLAADTTSRLTLLLDVPCVSPQRDGFGAMIACAKALAARLGGTVVDDGSQPLSEDSLAEIARQVNAFYEDMQVAEIPAGSVRALRLFN